A window of Apium graveolens cultivar Ventura chromosome 8, ASM990537v1, whole genome shotgun sequence contains these coding sequences:
- the LOC141677906 gene encoding uncharacterized protein LOC141677906, whose amino-acid sequence MQNSYVMVSNNDLSVLGYVLDYICCLYGLRGAYGVVCVTQDSEVFARRGLQGIIGELLDGKDETELPPFFKKTQGAKEEVCPVYI is encoded by the exons ATGCAAAATAG CTATGTGATGGTTTCCAATAATGACTTGAGTGTTCTGGGTTATGTATTGGACTATATTTGCTGCCTATATGGATTACGTGGTGCCTACGGAGTT GTATGTGTTACGCAAGATTCTGAAGTATTTGCTCGAAGAGGTCTTCAAGGAATTATTGGGGAATTGCTGGACGGAAAAGATGAGACAG AGCTTCCTCCATTCTTTAAAAAAACTCAGGGAGCCAAAGAAGAGGTGTGTCCGGTGTATATTTGA